The following coding sequences are from one Paenibacillus stellifer window:
- a CDS encoding DUF3991 and TOPRIM domain-containing protein, translating to MSYVSKEQIERAKQLDLLTYLQCFEPYELVRCSRNAYSTRTHDSLKISNGKWFWWSRGIGGRSALDYLIKVRGMSFPDAVLQIGGNPPVHMAPTTPAIQQDGSNTRLELPEPYETSNRVVAYLSKRGISRDVIDFCLKTGRLYESRRYHNVVFVGFDQHGTPRYAAIRGTTSTRYMGEATGSDKRYSFAIPAMEYSTELHLFESAIDLLSYCTPEHLAGRDWRQTHNLSLAGIYRPKAVEAQSIPPAALVQYLRSFPQVNQLILHLDNDEPGRLAATTIHHQLSSVLSIYDKPPKNGKDVNEELMGFLRQNKYRSR from the coding sequence ATGAGCTACGTAAGCAAGGAACAAATCGAACGTGCAAAGCAATTGGACCTGCTCACCTATTTGCAATGCTTCGAGCCATACGAACTGGTGCGGTGCTCGCGCAATGCCTATTCGACCCGAACCCACGACAGCCTTAAAATCTCCAACGGTAAATGGTTCTGGTGGTCGAGGGGGATCGGAGGACGTTCTGCGCTAGACTACCTTATTAAAGTAAGAGGCATGTCATTTCCCGATGCGGTGCTGCAAATTGGCGGTAATCCACCCGTTCACATGGCTCCAACTACTCCTGCCATCCAGCAGGATGGTTCAAATACGCGGCTGGAGCTTCCCGAACCGTATGAGACTTCGAATCGCGTCGTCGCTTATCTCTCCAAACGCGGCATTTCTCGCGATGTAATAGATTTTTGTCTCAAAACAGGACGACTGTATGAAAGCCGCCGCTACCACAACGTGGTATTCGTCGGCTTTGATCAACATGGGACTCCACGATATGCGGCGATACGCGGTACGACGAGCACCCGCTATATGGGGGAGGCCACTGGCAGCGACAAGCGGTATTCGTTTGCGATTCCGGCTATGGAATACAGTACGGAGTTGCACCTGTTTGAGAGCGCCATTGATCTGTTATCTTACTGCACGCCGGAGCATCTCGCTGGCCGCGATTGGCGGCAGACGCATAACCTATCACTGGCTGGCATTTATAGGCCTAAAGCAGTTGAAGCGCAAAGTATTCCGCCTGCCGCTCTAGTACAATACTTGCGGAGCTTTCCGCAGGTGAATCAACTAATACTGCATTTGGACAATGATGAACCGGGGCGGTTGGCGGCGACAACGATTCACCATCAACTTTCTTCAGTACTTTCTATTTATGATAAACCTCCCAAGAATGGTAAGGATGTAAACGAAGAGTTAATGGGCTTTCTTCGCCAAAACAAATACCGTTCTAGGTAA
- a CDS encoding DEAD/DEAH box helicase — protein sequence MGFKSRYQGHSEIKSPESLFYDLRNRKVEGLLAHQADVLRVYNEKLESPDIAMELPTGSGKTLVGLLAGEYRRITRQERVVFLCPTRQLVHQVVEEAKHKYDIHPIAFTGSQKDYLPSDKSKYNDGEAIAVTTYSSLFNTNPFFHNPQFIILDDAHASENYLVKYWSLSISRFNHEAVYRQLLEIIKDGLPQEQYQRMTTDSPSPSDRSWVEKLPTPYFVERINKIIPFLDQFTSGIRDLMYTWSVIRDHLKSCHVYLNWSGILIRPIIPPSETHRPFSMAKQRLYMSATLGLGGELERITGRRKIERIKAPEGWEKHSVGRRLFFFPGTALKEEESSLVAVKLAHESPRTLLLVPDDQTANNWIEFFANHTNKNVYQAEDIEKTKAGFIGDENAVAILANRYDGINLAGDECRLEIMLGLPTAANLQERFLETRMVASILLQDRVRTRVVQAIGRCTRSATDYSAVCILGDDLQDRLLQKENLRLYHPELQAELTFGNEESKQTQSVDEFVELYRYFLNQSSPEWRNADKEIIARRNDANQTPDPLMKVLEDAVTFELDYQQAIWAGNYVGALEKANRVASLLSGDELKGYRGFWYYLAGSAAWLAGTLNLNTNDYSSISRQRFQQAAACTLSVTWLRNLVESESASGQQIVDDPYLPFIIERLEMELTTMGTTSDAKFEKRVKNILEGISNNTDGNLFERAHEDLGKLLGYLAGNSDERTAPDPWWIAGNNFCLAAEDYTETDGTKPIPAYKVRQANDHPTWISRKVEGLSASTTYVRVIITPSVTVEASALNIAQDIAYWNQSDFVQWAHKAAQVLRTLRLDFTGVGNENWRVKAMHAYRDAGLDPTSIQKLLAASPLTKLKSQ from the coding sequence ATGGGGTTCAAATCAAGGTATCAAGGACATTCTGAAATAAAGAGTCCGGAGTCTCTTTTTTATGATCTACGAAATCGAAAAGTCGAAGGTCTATTAGCCCATCAGGCTGACGTATTACGCGTTTATAACGAAAAGTTAGAATCCCCCGACATTGCTATGGAACTCCCAACAGGAAGTGGGAAAACTTTGGTCGGCCTACTCGCCGGAGAATACCGGCGCATTACACGGCAAGAACGAGTTGTATTTCTGTGTCCCACACGGCAGCTTGTGCACCAAGTTGTTGAGGAAGCCAAGCATAAATACGATATTCATCCAATTGCGTTTACAGGATCACAAAAAGATTACTTGCCTAGCGACAAATCCAAATACAACGATGGTGAAGCAATTGCGGTTACAACGTACAGTAGCCTATTTAATACGAATCCTTTTTTCCATAATCCACAGTTCATCATTCTTGATGATGCGCATGCTTCAGAAAATTACCTAGTGAAGTACTGGTCATTATCCATTTCTCGATTCAATCATGAAGCTGTGTATAGACAATTACTAGAGATTATTAAAGATGGTCTCCCACAAGAGCAGTACCAACGGATGACCACGGACTCTCCTTCACCTTCAGATCGATCATGGGTGGAAAAGCTCCCTACTCCTTATTTTGTTGAGCGAATTAATAAAATAATACCGTTTCTGGACCAATTCACTTCAGGTATTAGGGATCTCATGTACACTTGGAGTGTTATCAGAGATCACCTTAAATCATGTCATGTTTATCTCAACTGGAGTGGCATATTAATTCGCCCGATAATTCCGCCATCTGAAACACATCGTCCTTTTTCGATGGCAAAACAGCGTCTCTATATGTCTGCGACACTGGGACTTGGCGGTGAACTTGAACGTATCACAGGACGAAGAAAAATTGAGCGTATTAAAGCACCCGAAGGATGGGAGAAACATAGTGTTGGACGTAGATTGTTCTTTTTTCCTGGAACTGCATTAAAAGAGGAAGAAAGTAGCCTTGTGGCAGTCAAGTTGGCTCATGAATCACCACGAACATTATTGCTAGTACCCGATGATCAAACAGCCAATAACTGGATCGAATTTTTTGCTAATCATACAAACAAAAACGTATACCAAGCAGAGGATATAGAAAAAACAAAGGCAGGTTTTATCGGTGATGAAAATGCTGTTGCTATTTTGGCAAATCGCTATGACGGCATAAACCTAGCAGGTGATGAATGTAGGCTTGAAATTATGTTAGGATTGCCCACGGCAGCTAATCTGCAAGAAAGGTTTCTGGAAACCAGAATGGTAGCAAGTATCCTCTTACAGGATCGAGTTCGTACGAGAGTTGTGCAAGCCATAGGCCGTTGCACAAGAAGCGCTACCGATTACTCCGCAGTATGTATTTTAGGGGATGATTTGCAGGATCGCTTATTACAGAAAGAAAACCTAAGGCTCTACCATCCCGAGCTTCAAGCTGAACTAACATTTGGAAATGAGGAATCCAAACAGACTCAATCAGTGGATGAATTTGTTGAGTTGTATCGATACTTTCTAAATCAGAGCAGTCCGGAATGGCGCAATGCAGATAAAGAAATTATTGCGAGACGTAATGATGCCAATCAAACGCCAGATCCTCTTATGAAGGTACTGGAAGATGCGGTAACGTTTGAACTTGATTACCAGCAGGCAATCTGGGCAGGTAATTATGTTGGTGCTCTTGAGAAAGCGAATAGAGTTGCGAGCTTGCTAAGTGGGGATGAACTCAAAGGTTATCGTGGATTCTGGTATTATCTTGCAGGTAGTGCTGCATGGCTTGCTGGAACATTGAATCTAAACACTAACGATTATTCATCCATTTCTCGTCAACGTTTTCAACAAGCTGCGGCGTGTACATTATCGGTTACTTGGTTAAGAAACTTGGTGGAATCCGAATCAGCTTCTGGGCAACAAATCGTAGACGATCCTTATCTTCCATTTATAATCGAGAGATTAGAAATGGAACTAACTACTATGGGAACGACCAGTGATGCAAAGTTTGAAAAGCGAGTTAAGAATATACTTGAAGGAATTAGCAATAACACCGATGGCAATCTTTTTGAACGTGCACATGAAGATTTAGGGAAATTACTCGGATATCTCGCAGGAAACTCTGACGAAAGGACAGCGCCTGACCCTTGGTGGATAGCAGGTAATAATTTTTGTTTAGCGGCTGAAGACTACACAGAAACGGACGGAACAAAACCTATTCCTGCATACAAAGTTCGACAGGCGAACGACCATCCTACGTGGATTTCACGCAAAGTTGAGGGGCTTTCAGCGAGTACGACATATGTTCGTGTTATCATCACTCCTTCAGTTACTGTAGAAGCCAGTGCTCTGAATATCGCCCAGGATATCGCTTACTGGAATCAATCAGATTTCGTTCAATGGGCGCACAAAGCCGCTCAGGTATTACGTACTTTACGTCTTGATTTTACTGGTGTGGGGAATGAGAATTGGAGGGTGAAAGCAATGCATGCTTACCGAGATGCAGGACTTGATCCTACCTCTATCCAGAAACTTCTTGCGGCATCTCCCCTTACAAAATTAAAATCACAATGA
- a CDS encoding plasmid mobilization protein, whose amino-acid sequence MKKEVKMMRRRAVRIQVWVNNDENARLQASAKKSGLSQEGYIRSLINGYVPKAMPPPDYFALMRELHAIGNNLNQLAAKAHATGHLDRTAFQQEADHLRRAVQQIQQAVTAPEPRTEPQGNPNVHPP is encoded by the coding sequence TTGAAGAAAGAAGTGAAAATGATGAGAAGACGAGCGGTTCGCATTCAGGTATGGGTGAACAATGATGAAAACGCAAGACTCCAAGCGAGTGCGAAAAAATCCGGACTTTCACAGGAAGGTTATATTCGATCTCTGATTAATGGCTATGTCCCGAAGGCGATGCCGCCACCGGACTATTTCGCGCTGATGCGTGAGCTGCACGCTATTGGCAATAACCTTAATCAATTGGCCGCGAAGGCCCATGCGACCGGTCATCTGGATCGAACAGCATTTCAGCAGGAAGCAGACCACTTGCGCCGCGCTGTCCAGCAGATTCAGCAGGCCGTGACAGCACCGGAACCAAGAACCGAGCCGCAAGGAAATCCTAACGTACATCCACCGTGA